A single window of Actinomycetes bacterium DNA harbors:
- a CDS encoding SDR family oxidoreductase yields MGVLDGRRALVTGGSRGIGRAVVERLAWDGAAVVFSFRGNASAAAEVERVVVGAGGSVHSRQAELGDVTGVRALFSEAERVLGGLDIVVLSAGVADGDLIAQETEEVYDRVMAVNAKSTFFALQESARRLSDGGRIVTLSSVNTVLAEPGAAVYSASKAAIEQFSIIASKELGPRGIAVNVVSPGATDTDMLREENSAADVAAMAAMSPLGRLGEPADVADVIAFLVGPDGGWMTGQNLRASGGLA; encoded by the coding sequence ATGGGTGTCCTGGACGGTCGCCGAGCTCTGGTCACGGGGGGCTCGCGGGGCATCGGCAGGGCGGTCGTCGAGCGGCTGGCCTGGGACGGAGCCGCGGTTGTCTTCAGCTTCCGTGGCAACGCGTCGGCGGCCGCCGAGGTTGAGCGCGTCGTAGTCGGGGCCGGCGGCTCAGTGCACAGCCGCCAAGCCGAGCTGGGCGATGTGACGGGTGTGCGCGCCCTGTTCTCCGAGGCCGAGCGCGTGCTCGGCGGACTGGACATTGTCGTGTTGTCCGCCGGGGTCGCGGACGGCGACCTGATCGCACAGGAGACCGAGGAGGTCTACGACCGCGTGATGGCGGTCAACGCCAAGTCCACGTTCTTCGCTCTTCAGGAGTCGGCCCGGCGGCTGAGCGACGGAGGTCGGATCGTCACCCTGTCATCGGTCAACACCGTTCTCGCCGAGCCCGGCGCCGCGGTCTACTCCGCGAGCAAGGCCGCGATCGAGCAGTTCAGCATCATCGCGTCCAAGGAGCTCGGCCCGCGCGGGATCGCGGTCAATGTCGTGTCTCCCGGCGCCACCGACACCGACATGCTGCGCGAGGAGAATTCAGCAGCCGACGTGGCCGCGATGGCGGCCATGTCTCCGCTCGGGCGCCTCGGCGAGCCCGCCGACGTGGCGGACGTGATCGCCTTCCTGGTCGGGCCGGACGGCGGCTGGATGACTGGGCAGAACCTGCGTGCCAGCGGCGGTCTCGCCTGA